The following proteins are co-located in the Gorilla gorilla gorilla isolate KB3781 chromosome 7, NHGRI_mGorGor1-v2.1_pri, whole genome shotgun sequence genome:
- the LOC134758998 gene encoding protein FAM90A15-like produces the protein MMARRDPKSWAKRLVRAQTLQKQRRAPVGPRAPPPDEEDPRLKCKNCGAFGHTARSTRCPMKCWKAALVPATLGKKEGKENLKPWKPQVEANPGPLNKDKGEKEERPRQQDPQRKALLHIFSGKAPEKPLPNRKGSTESSDYLRVASGPMPVHTTSKRPRVDPVPADRSATEMSGRGSVLASLSPLRKASLSSSSCLGPKERQTGAAADIPQPAVRHQGPEPLLVVKPTHCSPEGGCREVPQAASRTHGPLQAIRPQAQDKRPAVTSQACPPAATHSLGLGSNLSFGPGAKRPAQAPIQACLNFPKKPRLGPFQIPESAIQGGELGAPENLQPPPAATELGPSTSPQMGRRTPAQVPSVDRQPPHSRPCLPTAQACTMSHHPAASHDGAQPLRVLFQRLENGRWSSSLLAAPSFPSPEKPGGFLAQSPHVSEKSEGPCVRVPPSVLYEDLQVSSSSEDSDSDLE, from the exons ATGATGGCACGTCGGGACCCCAAATCTTGGGCCAAGAGACTGGTGAGAGCCCAGACCCTCCAGAAGCAGCGGAGGGCCCCAGTTGGGCCAAGGGCTCCCCCGCCCGATGAAGAAGATCCCAGG CTCAAGTGCAAAAACTGCGGGGCCTTTGGCCACACGGCCAGAAGTACCAGGTGCCCCATGAAGTGCTGGAAGGCAGCCCTGGTTCCAGCGACCttggggaaaaaggaagggaaggaaaacctGAAACCATGGAAGCCCCAGGTTGAAGCCAACCCGGGGCCCTTGAACAAGgataagggagagaaggaagagagaccaaG GCAACAAGACCCGCAGAGGAAGGCTCTCCTCCACATATTTTCCGGGAAAGCTCCAGAGAAGCCGCTGCCGAATCGAAAAGGATCCACGGAATCTTCTGATTATCTGAGG GTTGCAAGCGGGCCAATGCCGGTCCACACAACCAGTAAGAGGCCGCGCGTGGACCCTGTCCCCGCTGATCGCTCAGCTACCGAAATGTCTGGCAGGGGCTCCGTCTTGGCTTCACTGTCTCCCCTCAGAAAAGCCAGTCTGAGCTCCTCCTCATGTCTCGGACCAAAGGAAAGACAGACAGGGGCTGCGGCCGACATCCCTCAGCCTGCCGTCAGGCACCAGGGCCCCGAGCCTCTCCTCGTGGTGAAGCCGACACACTGCAGCCCTGAGGGTGGCTGCCGAGAAGTTCCCCAGGCTGCCTCCAGAACCCACGGCCCGCTCCAGGCCATCAGACCCCAGGCACAAGACAAACGTCCTGCGGTGACCTCACAGGCCTGCCCGCCAGCCGCCACACACAGCTTGGGCTTAGGCTCCAATCTCAGCTTCGGGCCAGGAGCCAAGAGACCTGCCCAGGCTCCGATTCAGGCTTGCCTGAACTTCCCCAAGAAACCGAGACTGGGTCCCTTCCAGATCCCCGAAAGCGCCATCCAGGGAGGTGAGCTGGGGGCCCCAGAGAATCTCCAACCTCCGCCAGCCGCAACCGAACTTGGACCAAGTACGTCGCCCCAGATGGGCAGGAGGACACCGGCCCAGGTGCCCAGCGTCGACCGGCAGCCTCCGCACAGCAGACCTTGCCTGCCTACTGCCCAGGCCTGCACCATGTCCCATCACCCAGCGGCCAGCCATGATGGGgcccagcctctcagagtgctctTCCAGAGACTGGAAAACGGACGCTGGAGCTCCAGCCTCCTGGCGGCCccctcatttccctctcctgagAAGCCGGGAGGCTTCCTCGCTCAGAGCCCTCATGTGTCAGAGAAGTCTGAGGGTCCCTGTGTTCGTGTCCCACCGAGCGTCCTCTATGAGGACCTTCAGGTTTCCTCCTCCTCAGAGGACAGCGATTCTGACCTGGAGTGA
- the LOC134758999 gene encoding protein FAM90A15-like: MMARRDPKSWAKRLVRAQTLQKQRRAPVGPRAPPPDEEDPRLKCKNCGAFGHTARSTRCPMKCWKAALVPATLGKKEGKENLKPWKPQVEANPGPLNKDKGEKEERPRQQDRQRKALLHIFSGKPPEKPLPNRKGSTESSDYLRVASGPMPVHTASKRPRVDPVPADRSATEMSGRGSVLASLSPLRKASLSSSSSLGPKERQTGAAADIPQPAVRHQGPEPLLVVKPTHCSPEGGCREVPQAASRTHGPLQAIRPQAQDKRPAVTSQPCPPAATHSLGLGSNLSFGPGAKRPAQAPIQACLNFPKKPRLGPFQIPESAIQGGELGAPENLQPPPAATELGPSTSPQMGRRTPAQVPSVDRQPPHSRPCLPTAQACTMSHHPAASHDGAQPLRVLFQRLENGRWSSSLLAAPSFPSPEKPGGFLAQSPHVSEKSEGPCVRVPPSVLYEDLQVSSSSEDSDSDLE, translated from the exons ATGATGGCACGTCGGGACCCCAAATCTTGGGCCAAGAGACTGGTGAGAGCCCAGACCCTCCAGAAGCAGCGGAGGGCCCCAGTTGGGCCAAGGGCTCCCCCGCCCGATGAAGAAGATCCCAGG CTCAAGTGCAAAAACTGCGGGGCCTTTGGCCACACGGCCAGAAGTACCAGGTGCCCCATGAAGTGCTGGAAGGCAGCCCTGGTTCCAGCGACCttggggaaaaaggaagggaaggaaaacctGAAACCATGGAAGCCCCAGGTTGAAGCCAACCCGGGGCCCTTGAACAAGgataagggagagaaggaagagagaccaaG GCAACAAGACCGGCAGAGGAAGGCTCTCCTCCACATATTTTCCGGGAAACCTCCAGAGAAGCCGCTGCCGAATCGAAAAGGATCCACGGAATCTTCTGATTATCTGAGG GTTGCAAGCGGGCCAATGCCGGTCCACACAGCCAGTAAAAGGCCGCGCGTGGACCCTGTCCCCGCTGATCGCTCAGCTACCGAAATGTCTGGCAGGGGCTCCGTCTTGGCTTCACTGTCTCCCCTCAGAAAAGCCAGTCTGAGCTCCTCCTCAAGTCTCGGACCAAAGGAAAGACAGACAGGGGCTGCGGCCGACATCCCTCAGCCTGCCGTCAGGCACCAGGGCCCCGAGCCTCTCCTCGTGGTGAAGCCGACACACTGCAGCCCTGAGGGTGGCTGCCGAGAAGTTCCCCAGGCTGCCTCCAGAACCCACGGCCCGCTCCAGGCCATCAGACCCCAGGCACAAGACAAACGTCCTGCGGTGACCTCACAGCCCTGCCCGCCAGCCGCCACACACAGCTTGGGCCTAGGCTCCAATCTCAGCTTCGGGCCAGGAGCCAAGAGACCTGCCCAGGCTCCGATTCAGGCTTGCCTGAACTTCCCCAAGAAACCAAGACTGGGTCCCTTCCAGATCCCCGAAAGCGCCATCCAGGGAGGTGAGCTGGGGGCCCCGGAGAATCTCCAACCTCCGCCAGCCGCAACCGAACTTGGACCAAGTACGTCGCCCCAGATGGGCAGGAGGACACCGGCCCAGGTGCCCAGCGTCGACCGGCAGCCTCCGCACAGCAGACCTTGCCTGCCTACTGCCCAGGCCTGCACCATGTCCCATCACCCAGCGGCCAGCCATGATGGGgcccagcctctcagagtgctctTCCAGAGACTGGAAAACGGACGCTGGAGCTCCAGCCTCCTGGCGGCCccctcatttccctctcctgagAAGCCGGGAGGCTTCCTCGCTCAGAGCCCTCATGTGTCAGAGAAGTCTGAGGGTCCCTGTGTTCGTGTCCCACCGAGCGTCCTCTATGAGGACCTTCAGGTTTCCTCCTCCTCAGAGGACAGCGATTCTGACCTGGAGTGA